A single region of the Biomaibacter acetigenes genome encodes:
- a CDS encoding tRNA1(Val) (adenine(37)-N6)-methyltransferase translates to MTNVEAYLKSPTERVDDLLCNGLKIIQDKNSYCFSIDAVLLSNFVRAGKKDRIIDLGTGSGVIPLLLSAKTEAPKIVGIEMLEEVAERAERSVLMNNLKGRVKIICGDLKEAPRIFGRESFTVVVTNPPYMRMDEGKISPKKDIAIARHEVAATLEDVVNAAAGLLTFGGKFYMVYRTWRLTDAIFELKNRALEPKLLRFIQPRAADPPNLFLVLAQKGAGSGLKILPPLVVYNDDGNYTEEINRIYFEDLKSSSS, encoded by the coding sequence ATGACAAATGTTGAAGCTTATCTTAAATCCCCCACCGAGCGGGTGGATGACCTATTGTGCAATGGCCTCAAAATAATCCAGGACAAAAATTCCTACTGCTTTTCCATAGATGCGGTACTGCTTTCCAATTTCGTGAGGGCGGGTAAAAAAGACCGCATAATCGACCTGGGCACCGGCAGCGGGGTAATACCCTTACTGCTTTCGGCCAAGACCGAAGCTCCGAAAATCGTGGGTATCGAGATGCTGGAAGAAGTGGCCGAAAGGGCGGAGCGCAGCGTACTGATGAATAATCTTAAAGGACGGGTAAAGATTATATGCGGGGACTTGAAAGAGGCTCCGCGGATTTTCGGGCGGGAAAGCTTTACCGTGGTGGTGACAAATCCGCCATATATGAGGATGGATGAGGGTAAAATCAGCCCTAAAAAGGATATAGCCATAGCCCGCCACGAGGTGGCCGCCACTCTTGAAGATGTGGTAAATGCCGCCGCCGGGCTTCTTACCTTCGGCGGAAAATTTTATATGGTGTACAGGACATGGCGCCTTACAGATGCCATATTTGAACTAAAAAACCGTGCCCTGGAACCCAAGTTGCTGAGGTTTATCCAGCCCAGGGCGGCAGATCCCCCCAACCTATTTTTGGTTTTAGCCCAAAAGGGCGCCGGCTCCGGGCTTAAAATCCTCCCGCCCCTGGTAGTCTATAATGATGACGGAAATTACACGGAGGAGATCAACAGAATCTACTTTGAAGACTTGAAGTCTTCCTCATCCTGA